Proteins from a genomic interval of Neisseria arctica:
- a CDS encoding NUDIX hydrolase, translating into MDLTETCLDSESIVETSFLKISRDSIRLPNGKQSERVVVRHPGAACVLAVTAEDKAVLVRQWRYAVGKPLLELPAGKLDIAGEDPAECALRELAEETPYTAERVKLLHTFYTAPGFCDEKMYLYLAEGVREGSELETDEDEFTETVLMSREEVRAALLNDEIADAKTLIGLQYWLLNDQ; encoded by the coding sequence ATGGACTTAACAGAAACCTGCTTGGATTCAGAATCTATTGTCGAAACTTCATTTCTCAAAATTAGCCGCGACAGCATTCGTTTACCCAACGGCAAGCAAAGCGAGCGTGTGGTTGTGCGCCATCCCGGGGCTGCTTGCGTATTGGCGGTAACGGCGGAAGATAAAGCGGTATTGGTGCGCCAATGGCGTTATGCCGTTGGCAAACCTTTGTTGGAACTGCCTGCAGGCAAATTGGATATTGCGGGTGAAGATCCTGCGGAATGCGCTTTGCGCGAATTAGCGGAAGAAACGCCTTATACTGCCGAGCGAGTGAAATTGCTGCATACGTTTTATACCGCGCCGGGGTTTTGCGATGAAAAAATGTATCTGTATCTGGCAGAAGGTGTGCGTGAGGGCAGCGAATTGGAAACGGATGAAGATGAGTTTACCGAAACCGTATTGATGAGCCGCGAGGAAGTGCGCGCTGCATTATTAAATGATGAGATTGCCGATGCTAAAACGTTGATTGGCTTGCAATACTGGCTTCTGAACGACCAGTGA